In Oryza glaberrima chromosome 8, OglaRS2, whole genome shotgun sequence, the following are encoded in one genomic region:
- the LOC127781740 gene encoding plant cysteine oxidase 1-like yields the protein MAVAFPPHIMVLSKMQRLYDACDMIFSSPASAAPTIGEIRWLQHLLDGMETADVGIDDGESPPSSSSSSCSSSDDEVSSKDGRLLPARAFTRITYVHIHQCADFSMGVFCFPAGATLPLHDHPEMVVLSKLLYGSVRVKSYDWVTPPPPCSRKSGLARVVAADEVRHAPCKTSVLFPRSGGNMHAFTAVTPCAILDVLTPPYSEELGRPSTYFNDIPIPSLPGFAFLEETDLPEDFSVAGAPYVGPELELVVDMDDDDEDYDDYDE from the exons ATGGCCGTGGCGTTCCCGCCTCACATCATGGTGCTGAGCAAGATGCAGCGGCTGTACGACGCGTGCGACATGATCTTCTCTtcgccggcgtccgcggcgCCGACCATCGGGGAGATCAGGTGGCTTCAACACCTCCTTG ATGGCATGGAGACGGCGGACGTCGGGATCGATGACGGCGagtcaccgccgtcgtcgtcgtcgtcttcgtgtTCGTCGTCGGACGACGAGGTGAGCTCGAAGGACGGCCGGCTCCTGCCGGCGCGGGCGTTCACGCGGATCACCTACGTGCACATACACCAGTGCGCCGATTTCtcg ATGGGCGTGTTCTGTTTTCCGGCGGGCGCCACGCTGCCGCTGCACGACCACCCGGAGATGGTGGTTTTGAGCAAGCTCCTGTACGGCTCGGTTCGAGTCAAGTCGTACGACTGGgtcaccccgccgccgccgtgctccagaAAGA GTGGTTTGGCGAGGGTGGTGGCAGCCGACGAGGTCCGGCACGCGCCGTGCAAGACGTCGGTGCTGTTCCCGCGGAGCGGCGGCAACATGCACGCGTTCACCGCCGTCACGCCGTGCGCCATCCTCGACGTGCTCACGCCGCCGTACTCGGAGGAGCTCGGCCGGCCGTCCACCTACTTCAACGACATCCCCATCCCATCTCTGCCAG GTTTTGCTTTTCTGGAAGAGACGGACTTGCCGGAGGATTTCAGCGTTGCAGGGGCACCGTACGTCGGCCCAGAGCTTGAGCTTGTGGTCGATATGGATGATGATGACGAAGATTACGATGATTACGAcgagtag
- the LOC127781736 gene encoding uncharacterized protein LOC127781736, whose product MLEELLIFTRGGLILWSSCRALGGAALKGSPIDALIRSCLLEERSADASFSQDTYALKWTFNNDLGLVFVAVYQRMLHLLYVDDLLAAVRKEFSQIYDPKRTFYDDAFNEVFRQLHLEAEARSEEMKKNKQVTGSRPTKVTTKTNRGDTQGSGGGRKKGDSGKDDSDGDSGKEHTLPNGNSKMQENSLKDNSHARSVVVKGKENGDPNDGAFDVNKLQKMRNKGNKKNEVASNVAKNTSKANTKKNLKKNRVWDDTPDDKKKLDFTDPADERGDEVIDQVVVKQGESMMDKDDVVSSDSDEEEEDGEENSGASQKKKGWFSSMFKSIAGNNVLEKSDIQPALKALKDRLMTKNVAEEIAEKLCESVAASLEGKKLGSFTRISSTVQTAMEEALLRILTPRRSIDILRDVHAAKERGKPYVIVFVGVNGVGKSTNLAKVAYWLLQHNLSVSLAACDTFRSGAVEQLRTHARRLQIPIFEKGYEKDPAVVAKEAIQEATRNKSDVVLVDTAGRMQDNEPLMRALSKLINLNSPDLVLFVGEALVGNDAVDQLTKFNQKLADLSAVPTTRLIDGILLTKFDTIDDKVGAALSMVYISGAPVMFVGCGQSYTDLKKLNVKSIVKTLLK is encoded by the exons ATGTTGGAGGAGCTGCTCATCTTCACGCGCGGCGGCCTCATCCTCTGGTCGTCATGCCgggcgctcggcggcgccgccctcaaGGGCTCGCCCATCGACGCCCTCATCCGCTCCTGCCTCCTGGAGGAGCGCTCTGCCGACGCCAGCTTCTCCCAGGACACCTATGCGCTTAAGTGGACCTTTAACAATGACCTCGGCCTCGTGTTCGTCGCCGTTTACCAGCGCATGCTCCACCTCCTTTACGTAgacgacctcctcgccgccgtccgtaAGGAGTTCTCACAGATTTATGATCCCAAGCGCACCTTCTATGATGACGCCTTCAATGAGGTTTTTCGCCAGCTCCACCTCGAGGCTGAGGCTCGCAGtgaggagatgaagaagaataaACAGGTCACTGGTTCCCGGCCCACCAAGGTTACCACTAAGACCAATCGTGGCGACACTCAGGGCTCTGGTGGTGGTAGGAAGAAAGGTGACTCGGGGAAGGACGACTCTGATGGTGACTCCGGGAAGGAGCACACTTTGCCAAATGGTAATTCCAAGATGCAAGAGAATAGCCTCAAGGACAATTCTCATGCCCGCAGTGTTGTTGTTAAAGGAAAGGAGAACGGAGACCCCAACGATGGGGCCTTTGATGTAAATAAGTTACAGAAGATGAGAAACAAGGGTAACAAGAAGAATGAGGTTGCTAGTAATGTGGCCAAGAACACCTCTAAGGCTAACACAaagaagaatttgaagaaaaataggGTTTGGGATGACACACCTGATGACAAGAAGAAGCTGGATTTCACAGACCCAGCTGATGAGAGAGGGGATGAGGTGATAGACCAGGTGGTTGTCAAGCAGGGGGAAAGCATGATGGATAAGGATGATGTCGTGAGCAGTGATAgtgatgaagaagaggaagatggagaggaaAATTCTGGAGCTTCCCAAAAGAAGAAAGGATGGTTCTCCTCGATGTTCAAGAG CATTGCAGGTAACAATGTGCTTGAGAAGTCTGACATCCAACCTGCACTCAAAGCGCTTAAAGATAGGCTGATGACTAAGAATGTG GCTGAAGAAATTGCAGAGAAACTTTGTGAATCAGTGGCAGCTAGCCTTGAGGGCAAAAAGCTGGGATCCTTCACAAGGATATCCTCTACTGTTCAG ACAGCTATGGAGGAGGCTCTTCTTCGCATCTTAACCCCAAGGCGATCTATTGACATATTAAGGGATGTACATGCTGCCAAAGAGCGTGGGAAGCCATATGTTATTGTTTTTGTTGGAGTGAATGGAGTTGGCAAATCTACCAATCTTGCAAAG GTTGCTTATTGGCTTCTTCAGCATAACCTCAGTGTAAGCCTGGCAGCATGTGACACCTTTAGATCTGGTGCTGTTGAGCAACTGCGTACTCATGCTCGCAGGCTTCAG ATACCTATATTTGAGAAGGGATATGAAAAAGATCCAGCGGTTGTCGCAAAGGAGGCTATTCAGGAAGCTACTCGTAATAAGTCAGATGTTGTTCTTGTCGACACTGCTGGACGTATGCAG GATAATGAGCCACTCATGAGAGCACTCTCCAAGCTCATCAATCTCAATAGCCCAGATCTAGTTTTATTTGTTGGGGAAGCATTGGTTGGTAATGATGCTGTTGATCAACTCACTAAATTTAACCAG AAATTAGCAGACCTTTCCGCTGTCCCTACTACCAGATTGATAGATGGCATCCTGCTCACCAAGTTTGACACCATCGACGACAAG
- the LOC127781738 gene encoding 2-oxoglutarate-dependent dioxygenase 19 gives MVAPSRLPSHEEQSAAAAADGSATPSQGIPVVDLGVLINGAADERSRAIRDLGRACEDWGFFMVTNHGVPEALREAIMDACKELFRLPLEEKKEYMRAKPMDPIRIGTGFYSVVDAVPCRRDYLKMFSHPEFHCPEKPAKLREIATEYATCTRALLLELTKAISESLGLAGGRLSEALNLESCFQILVGNHYPACSRPDEQAMGLSAHSDHGLLTLLFQNGVDGLQVKHDGEWLLAKPLPGSFFVIAGDQLEIVTNGRYKGVLHRAVVGGEQSRMSFVSLIGPCMDTVVEPLPEMAADGRGLEFRGIRYRDYMEMQQSNSINEKTALDIVRVMHQAG, from the exons ATGGTTGCGCCGTCTCGGCTCCCATCCCATGAGgagcaatccgccgccgccgcagccgacggCTCGGCCACACCGTCCCAAGGAATCCCCGTCGTCGATCTCGGCGTCCTCATCAACGGCGCGGCCGACGAGCGGTCGCGGGCGATCCGCGACCTAGGCAGGGCATGCGAGGATTGGGGCTTCTTCATG GTGACTAACCATGGGGTGCCCGAGGCTCTCCGAGAAGCAATCATGGACGCCTGCAAGGAGCTGTTCAGATTACCTttggaggagaagaaagagTACATGCGTGCCAAGCCGATGGATCCTATACGGATCGGTACAGGTTTCTACTCTGTCGTCGACGCCGTACCATGCAGGAGGGACTACCTGAAGATGTTCTCTCATCCTGAATTCCACTGCCCCGAAAAGCCCGCAAAGCTGAG GGAGATTGCAACGGAGTACGCGACCTGCACGAGAGCCCTGTTGCTGGAGCTCACCAAGGCGATCTCCGAGAGCctgggcctcgccggcggccgcctctCTGAAGCGCTCAACCTCGAGTCCTGCTTCCAGATCTTGGTGGGGAACCATTACCCTGCGTGCTCTAGACCGGACGAGCAGGCGATGGGATTATCGGCTCACTCCGACCATGGCCTCCTCACCCTGCTCTTCCAGAACGGCGTCGATGGCCTCCAGGTCAAGCACGATGGCGAATGGCTCCTCGCGAAGCCCCTCCCGGGCTCCTTCTTCGTCATCGCCGGCGATCAGTTGGAG ATTGTGACCAACGGAAGGTACAAGGGCGTGCTCCACCgcgcggtggtcggcggcgagcagTCGAGGATGTCGTTCGTGAGCCTGATCGGGCCGTGCATGGACACCGTCGTCGAGCCGCtgccggagatggcggcggacgGCCGGGGCCTGGAGTTCCGGGGGATCAGGTACAGGGACTACATGGAGATGCAGCAGAGCAACAGCATCAACGAGAAGACGGCGCTCGACATCGTTCGCGTGATGCATCAGGCCGGGTGA
- the LOC127781741 gene encoding mediator of RNA polymerase II transcription subunit 22a-like, whose translation MSKSGGAAAGPTAAAAAAAVQKQKTLLQKADADVSSLVDNFAALINIARVNDPPVRNTQEAFQMDMRGSRMVHSADSLLKLVSELKRTAIFSGLASLTENVDRRIEIFSQQVEGTERMLERIGQEAAGSLKELEAHYYSSVVRTPPDE comes from the exons atgagcaagagcggcggcgcggcggcggggccgacggcggcggccgcggcagccgcGGTGCAGAAGCAGAAGACGCTTCTCCAGAAGGCTGACGCCGACGTCTCCAGCCTCGTTGACAACTTCGCCGCCCTCATCAACATCGCGCGC GTCAACGACCCGCCGGTGCGCAACACGCAGGAGGCCTTCCAGATGGACATGCGCGGCTCCCGCATG GTACATTCAGCTGATTCTCTGTTGAAACTAGTGTCAGAGCTTAAGAGAACAGCTATCTTTTCTGGGCTTGCTTCTTTAACTGAAAATGTGGATAGGCGGATTGAAATCTTTAGTCAACAAGTTGAAGGAACAGAGAGAATGCTGGAGAGGATTGGGCAGGAAGCAGCAGGAAGCCTCAAAGAGTTGGAGGCACATTACTACTCATCTGTTGTGCGAACACCACCGGATGAATGA